A part of Excalfactoria chinensis isolate bCotChi1 chromosome 23, bCotChi1.hap2, whole genome shotgun sequence genomic DNA contains:
- the SMIM29 gene encoding small integral membrane protein 29 produces the protein MSNATAPSAPGAAGDPLVGSVLGPFVLLTLLGAVLAAVMYVQKKRRSERLRHRLLPMYSYDPAEELQESEHELLVEAEEQQVGPSWGFRGGWRA, from the exons ATGAGCAACGCCACGGCTCCCAGCGCTCCGGGCGCGGCGGGCGATCCGCTGGTGGGTTCCGTGCTCGGCCCCTTCGTGCTGCTCACGCTGCTGGGCGCCGTGCTGGCTGCG GTGATGTACGTCCAGAAGAAGCGCAG GTCGGAGCGCCTGCGGCACCGCCTGCTGCCCATGTACAGCTACGACCcggctgaggagctgcaggagtCGGAGCACGAGCTGCTGGTGGAGGCggaggagcagcag GTGGGTCCCAGCTGGGGGTTCCGTGGGGGCTGGAGGGCCTGA
- the HMGA1 gene encoding high mobility group protein HMG-I/HMG-Y isoform X3, producing the protein MTMAAEGRSDKMASDIEVRMKQWCVIEFLHAEKIEPVDIHRRLLNVYGDQTVDVSTVRRWVPQGRMSDAGAKPSPTLASKGEKDAAEKRGRGRPRKKPEDPSEAPTPKRPRGRPKGSKNKASSKGRKSSVTPGMKPRGRPKKPQQDEEEVNISQESSEEEQ; encoded by the exons ATGACG atggcagcagaggggcgcTCCGACAAAATGGCGTCCGACATCgaagtgcgtatgaagcaaTGGTGTGTGATTGAGTTCCTGCACGCCGAGAAGATCGAGCCCGTCGACATTCACCGACGGCTCCTCAACGTCTACGGGGACCAAACGGTGGATGTCAGCACCGTGAGGCGGTGGGTG CCGCAGGGAAGGATGAGCGACGCCGGCGCCAAGCCCAGCCCAACGCTGGCCTCCAAGGGGGAGAAGGACGCGGCGGAGAAGAGGGGAAGGGGGCGGCCCAGGAAGAAACCGGAG GATCCCAGTGAAGCGCCCACCCCCAAGAGACCCCGCGGGCGGCCAAAGGGCAGCAAGAACAAGGCCAGCTCCAAAGGCAGG AAATCCTCCGTCACACCAGGGATGAAACCTCGAGGCCGACCCAAAAAACCG cagcaggacGAGGAGGAGGTGAACATCTCCCAGGAGTCATCGGAGGAGGAGCAGTGA
- the HMGA1 gene encoding high mobility group protein HMG-I/HMG-Y isoform X1, translating into MGCWLCHPGREIEMAAEGRSDKMASDIEVRMKQWCVIEFLHAEKIEPVDIHRRLLNVYGDQTVDVSTVRRWVPQGRMSDAGAKPSPTLASKGEKDAAEKRGRGRPRKKPEDPSEAPTPKRPRGRPKGSKNKASSKGRKSSVTPGMKPRGRPKKPQQDEEEVNISQESSEEEQ; encoded by the exons atgggctgctggttgtGTCACCCCGGCAGGGAAATCGAG atggcagcagaggggcgcTCCGACAAAATGGCGTCCGACATCgaagtgcgtatgaagcaaTGGTGTGTGATTGAGTTCCTGCACGCCGAGAAGATCGAGCCCGTCGACATTCACCGACGGCTCCTCAACGTCTACGGGGACCAAACGGTGGATGTCAGCACCGTGAGGCGGTGGGTG CCGCAGGGAAGGATGAGCGACGCCGGCGCCAAGCCCAGCCCAACGCTGGCCTCCAAGGGGGAGAAGGACGCGGCGGAGAAGAGGGGAAGGGGGCGGCCCAGGAAGAAACCGGAG GATCCCAGTGAAGCGCCCACCCCCAAGAGACCCCGCGGGCGGCCAAAGGGCAGCAAGAACAAGGCCAGCTCCAAAGGCAGG AAATCCTCCGTCACACCAGGGATGAAACCTCGAGGCCGACCCAAAAAACCG cagcaggacGAGGAGGAGGTGAACATCTCCCAGGAGTCATCGGAGGAGGAGCAGTGA
- the HMGA1 gene encoding high mobility group protein HMG-I/HMG-Y isoform X2 — protein sequence MPPFRVVTARQMAAEGRSDKMASDIEVRMKQWCVIEFLHAEKIEPVDIHRRLLNVYGDQTVDVSTVRRWVPQGRMSDAGAKPSPTLASKGEKDAAEKRGRGRPRKKPEDPSEAPTPKRPRGRPKGSKNKASSKGRKSSVTPGMKPRGRPKKPQQDEEEVNISQESSEEEQ from the exons ATGCCCCCGTTCCGCGTTGTCACCGcgcgacagatggcagcagaggggcgcTCCGACAAAATGGCGTCCGACATCgaagtgcgtatgaagcaaTGGTGTGTGATTGAGTTCCTGCACGCCGAGAAGATCGAGCCCGTCGACATTCACCGACGGCTCCTCAACGTCTACGGGGACCAAACGGTGGATGTCAGCACCGTGAGGCGGTGGGTG CCGCAGGGAAGGATGAGCGACGCCGGCGCCAAGCCCAGCCCAACGCTGGCCTCCAAGGGGGAGAAGGACGCGGCGGAGAAGAGGGGAAGGGGGCGGCCCAGGAAGAAACCGGAG GATCCCAGTGAAGCGCCCACCCCCAAGAGACCCCGCGGGCGGCCAAAGGGCAGCAAGAACAAGGCCAGCTCCAAAGGCAGG AAATCCTCCGTCACACCAGGGATGAAACCTCGAGGCCGACCCAAAAAACCG cagcaggacGAGGAGGAGGTGAACATCTCCCAGGAGTCATCGGAGGAGGAGCAGTGA